One window from the genome of Fundidesulfovibrio magnetotacticus encodes:
- the tssE gene encoding type VI secretion system baseplate subunit TssE, producing the protein MYQQRLLERIREMEKHPELRGNPDPEVVVASVMRHLRMILNTKQGTAPIDDDFGVPDFTNLGSTFGQDTIPDIQRSIADVVRKYEPRLKNVNVTYIPQSDDVLQVAFKLEATIQTESREVPVVFETVIDPDGKVSVKE; encoded by the coding sequence ATGTACCAGCAGCGCCTCCTCGAACGCATCCGCGAGATGGAAAAGCACCCGGAGCTGCGCGGCAACCCCGACCCCGAGGTCGTGGTTGCCTCGGTGATGCGCCACCTGCGCATGATCCTCAACACCAAGCAGGGCACCGCCCCCATCGACGACGACTTCGGCGTGCCCGACTTCACCAACCTGGGCTCCACATTCGGCCAGGACACCATCCCCGACATCCAGCGCTCCATCGCAGACGTGGTGCGCAAGTACGAGCCGCGCCTGAAAAACGTCAACGTCACCTACATCCCCCAGAGCGACGACGTGCTCCAGGTGGCCTTCAAGCTCGAAGCCACCATCCAGACCGAATCCCGCGAGGTGCCCGTGGTCTTCGAAACCGTCATCGACCCCGACGGCAAGGTCAGCGTGAAGGAATAG
- a CDS encoding methyl-accepting chemotaxis protein: protein MKNVKLPVKLIGGFVCTALVALAVGLIALRQIGNVTENALDLGAVHLPGAESLLRAMNETNAATCAVRTLASPFLDNARREAVQRETQAGLSQMRQTLAGYAGLPKSNGEEEIFKAMAPLTDSFERLAGKAVSLSGSLIQVDVPNPDALMTSMQLFRGDHYSLESKAALLILENSRFEGGEDPTACNFGKWLSGFATSNPRLAAIVNETKPQHDRFHAAVARIKQAQARGETAEARALLARELTPSAQKVFDSFREMRAEVQRSVDLFGELGRLTATEFEAARSSLFGQMNRLVEENGREAARAVKEAESSAATARAATLAGCAAGVLVALALGVGLSRGVTVPVAQGVAYARRMAQGDLAGQLDVRQRDEIGQLADALRDMTGRLSEVIGEVIESANNVASGSQQLSSTSESLSQGASEQAASVEEVSSSMEQMAANIQHNAENAARTEAMALKAARDAETGGQAVAQTTAAMQAIAGKITIIEEIARQTNLLALNAAIEAARAGEHGKGFAVVAAEVRKLAERSGQAASEISVLSSDSVTVARQAGEMLAAIVPDIRKTAELVQEIAAASREQNAGADQINKAVQQLDQVIQQNASASEQMASTSEELSSQAEQLLGVISFFKTTQGQEARTRRRTKHALPSAAQRS, encoded by the coding sequence ATGAAGAACGTGAAGTTGCCGGTGAAACTCATCGGCGGGTTTGTTTGCACCGCCCTTGTGGCCCTGGCCGTGGGTCTCATCGCCCTGCGCCAGATCGGCAACGTGACGGAGAACGCCCTGGACCTTGGCGCAGTTCACCTGCCGGGCGCGGAAAGCCTCCTGCGCGCCATGAACGAGACCAACGCAGCGACGTGCGCGGTGCGCACCCTGGCCAGCCCCTTCCTGGACAACGCCCGCCGCGAGGCGGTCCAGCGCGAAACCCAGGCCGGGCTGTCCCAGATGCGCCAGACTCTGGCAGGCTACGCCGGACTGCCCAAAAGCAACGGTGAGGAAGAGATTTTCAAGGCAATGGCACCCCTGACCGACTCCTTCGAGCGTCTGGCGGGCAAGGCCGTCTCCCTCTCGGGCTCGCTCATCCAGGTGGACGTGCCCAATCCCGACGCCCTCATGACCAGCATGCAACTCTTCCGGGGCGACCACTACAGCCTGGAATCCAAGGCCGCGCTGCTCATTCTGGAAAACTCCCGCTTCGAGGGCGGCGAGGACCCCACCGCCTGCAACTTCGGCAAGTGGCTCTCCGGTTTTGCGACGAGCAACCCCAGGCTCGCGGCCATCGTCAACGAGACCAAGCCCCAGCACGACCGCTTCCACGCCGCCGTGGCGCGCATCAAGCAGGCCCAGGCCCGGGGCGAGACGGCCGAGGCGCGCGCCCTGCTGGCCCGGGAACTGACGCCCAGCGCCCAGAAGGTCTTCGATTCCTTCCGGGAGATGCGCGCCGAGGTGCAGCGCTCCGTGGACCTTTTCGGCGAACTGGGCCGGCTGACCGCCACCGAGTTCGAGGCGGCCCGGAGCAGCCTGTTCGGCCAGATGAACAGGCTGGTGGAGGAGAACGGGCGAGAGGCGGCCCGTGCCGTCAAGGAGGCCGAGTCCTCCGCCGCCACGGCGCGCGCGGCCACCCTGGCCGGGTGCGCGGCGGGCGTGCTGGTGGCCCTGGCCCTCGGCGTCGGGCTCTCGCGGGGCGTCACCGTCCCCGTGGCCCAGGGCGTGGCCTACGCCCGGCGCATGGCCCAGGGCGACCTGGCGGGTCAACTGGACGTGCGCCAGCGAGACGAGATCGGACAGCTGGCCGACGCCCTGCGCGACATGACCGGACGCCTCTCCGAGGTGATCGGCGAGGTGATCGAAAGCGCGAACAACGTGGCCTCGGGCTCGCAGCAGCTCTCGTCCACTTCGGAGTCGCTCTCCCAGGGAGCTTCCGAACAGGCGGCCAGCGTGGAGGAGGTCTCCTCCTCCATGGAGCAGATGGCCGCCAACATCCAGCACAACGCCGAAAACGCCGCACGGACCGAGGCCATGGCCCTCAAGGCTGCCCGGGACGCCGAGACCGGAGGCCAGGCCGTGGCCCAGACCACGGCCGCCATGCAGGCCATCGCCGGGAAGATCACCATCATCGAGGAGATCGCCCGCCAGACCAACCTCCTGGCCCTCAACGCCGCCATCGAGGCCGCCCGCGCGGGCGAGCACGGCAAGGGCTTCGCGGTTGTCGCCGCCGAGGTGCGCAAGCTGGCAGAACGCTCCGGCCAGGCCGCCTCGGAGATCTCCGTGCTCTCCAGCGACTCCGTGACCGTGGCCCGGCAGGCCGGGGAGATGCTAGCGGCCATCGTGCCCGACATCAGGAAGACCGCCGAGCTGGTCCAGGAGATCGCCGCGGCCTCCCGCGAGCAGAACGCCGGAGCCGACCAGATCAACAAGGCCGTGCAGCAGCTCGACCAGGTGATCCAGCAGAACGCCTCGGCCTCGGAGCAGATGGCCTCCACGTCCGAGGAGCTCTCAAGCCAGGCCGAACAGCTCCTCGGCGTCATAAGCTTCTTCAAGACCACGCAAGGCCAGGAGGCCAGGACGCGGCGCCGCACGAAGCACGCCCTGCCCTCCGCCGCCCAACGGAGTTGA
- the tssH gene encoding type VI secretion system ATPase TssH, which translates to MINVNMKSLLSKLNAFCTSTLHNAAGLTVSRAQYEVTVEHFLLKCLEDAGSDIPVILRAGGVDAGRLAAGLTDSLEDLKTGNAGKPTFSPLLIELIEDAWVVGSVDLGDSRVRSGALLLAFLARPNFYGSGPYLDLLSALNREALLKDFWNATKASSEAAQATAGPMAPGGAPGAAPSGEGSFIARFCQDFTAKAKAGGIDPVFGRDGEIRQIVDILARRRKNNPILVGDPGVGKTAVIEGLALRIALGDVPESLLNVTLINLDMGLLEAGAGMKGEFENRLRGVISEVKASEKPIIMFIDEAHTLVGAGGQAGGSDAANLLKPALARGELKTCAATTWSEYKKYFEKDPALARRFQMVKLDEPSVESATLILRGLRDSYEKSHNVVIRDDAIKICAEYADRYIAARFLPDKAIDLLDTSCARVKVNLTAKPAVLEDAERSIQALEREKNAIERDKDNRIPVDEERLAQVAALIEENTKKAADLTAAWEKEREAAHKVLEIRAKVHETQGDDKAALEKELDEADAALKALQGDAPMIQIEVNPDLVAQVVSDWTGIPMGKVARDQAATIANLEDRIKKRIKGQDMALDVVTQVIKAAKSGIKNPDQPLGVFLLVGPSGTGKTETALTLADILFGSERNVVSINMSEFQEKHTVSRLIGSPPGYVGYGEGGMLTEAVRQHPYSVVLLDETEKAHPDVLNLFYQVFDKGMLSDGEGKEINFKNTLVILTSNLATDVIQEMTKDGAQVPYDAVLSAVRPILSQYFKPALLARMSVAPYVSLSPDAMKDIVVLKLDKLAKMLLDNNKMKMTYTPKVVEAVVARCTEVETGARNIEYILNGNILPRMSQEILGHMTSGGLPASVALDVGEDGGFTMDFA; encoded by the coding sequence ATGATCAACGTGAACATGAAGTCCCTGTTGTCCAAGCTCAACGCCTTCTGCACCAGCACGCTGCACAACGCCGCCGGGCTCACGGTCTCGCGCGCGCAGTACGAGGTGACGGTTGAGCACTTCCTGCTCAAGTGTCTGGAGGACGCGGGCTCCGACATCCCGGTGATCCTGCGCGCGGGCGGCGTGGACGCAGGACGCCTCGCGGCCGGGCTCACCGACTCCCTGGAAGACCTGAAGACCGGCAACGCCGGAAAGCCCACCTTCTCGCCGCTGCTCATCGAACTCATCGAGGACGCCTGGGTGGTGGGCTCCGTGGACCTGGGCGATTCGCGCGTGCGCTCCGGCGCGCTGCTCCTGGCCTTCCTGGCCCGGCCCAACTTCTACGGCTCCGGCCCCTACCTGGATCTGTTGTCCGCCCTGAACCGCGAGGCCCTGCTCAAGGACTTCTGGAACGCCACCAAGGCCTCCTCCGAGGCGGCCCAGGCCACGGCGGGCCCCATGGCCCCGGGGGGAGCGCCCGGCGCGGCCCCCTCGGGCGAGGGCTCCTTCATCGCCCGCTTCTGCCAGGACTTCACCGCCAAGGCCAAGGCCGGCGGCATCGACCCCGTGTTCGGCCGCGACGGCGAAATCCGCCAGATCGTGGACATCCTGGCCCGGCGGCGCAAGAACAACCCCATCCTCGTGGGCGACCCCGGCGTGGGCAAGACCGCCGTCATCGAGGGTCTGGCGCTGCGCATCGCCCTGGGCGACGTGCCCGAGTCGCTTCTGAACGTCACGCTCATCAACCTGGACATGGGCCTGCTGGAAGCGGGCGCGGGCATGAAGGGCGAGTTCGAGAACAGGCTGCGCGGCGTCATCAGCGAAGTGAAGGCCAGCGAGAAGCCCATCATCATGTTCATCGACGAGGCCCACACCCTGGTGGGCGCGGGCGGACAGGCGGGCGGCTCCGACGCGGCCAACCTGCTCAAGCCCGCCCTGGCGCGCGGCGAACTGAAAACCTGCGCCGCCACCACCTGGAGCGAATACAAGAAATACTTCGAGAAGGACCCCGCCCTGGCCCGGCGCTTCCAGATGGTGAAGCTCGACGAGCCCAGCGTGGAGTCCGCCACGCTCATCCTGCGCGGCCTGCGCGACAGCTACGAGAAAAGCCACAACGTGGTGATCCGCGACGACGCCATCAAGATCTGCGCCGAATACGCCGACCGCTACATCGCCGCGCGCTTTCTGCCCGACAAGGCCATCGACCTCCTGGACACCTCCTGCGCCCGCGTGAAGGTGAACCTCACGGCCAAACCCGCCGTGCTGGAGGACGCCGAGCGCTCCATCCAGGCCCTGGAGCGCGAGAAGAACGCCATCGAACGCGACAAGGACAACCGCATCCCCGTGGACGAGGAGCGCCTGGCCCAGGTGGCGGCCCTCATCGAGGAGAACACGAAAAAGGCCGCGGACCTCACCGCCGCCTGGGAAAAGGAGCGTGAGGCCGCCCACAAGGTGCTGGAAATCCGCGCCAAGGTCCACGAGACCCAGGGCGACGACAAGGCCGCCCTGGAAAAGGAGCTGGACGAGGCCGACGCCGCCCTCAAGGCCCTCCAGGGCGACGCGCCCATGATCCAGATCGAGGTGAACCCGGACCTGGTGGCCCAGGTGGTCTCGGACTGGACCGGCATCCCCATGGGCAAGGTGGCCCGCGACCAGGCCGCCACCATCGCCAACCTGGAAGACCGCATCAAGAAGCGCATCAAAGGCCAGGACATGGCCCTGGACGTGGTGACCCAGGTGATCAAGGCCGCCAAGTCCGGCATCAAGAACCCCGACCAGCCCCTGGGCGTGTTCCTGCTGGTGGGCCCCTCCGGCACCGGCAAGACCGAGACCGCACTGACCCTGGCCGACATCCTCTTCGGCAGCGAGCGCAACGTGGTCTCCATCAACATGAGCGAGTTCCAGGAGAAGCACACGGTTTCGCGGCTCATCGGCTCGCCCCCGGGCTACGTCGGCTACGGCGAGGGCGGCATGCTCACCGAGGCCGTGCGCCAGCACCCCTATTCCGTGGTGCTCCTGGACGAGACCGAAAAAGCCCACCCCGACGTGCTCAACCTCTTCTACCAGGTGTTCGACAAGGGCATGCTCTCCGACGGCGAAGGCAAGGAGATCAATTTCAAGAACACGCTCGTCATCCTCACCTCCAACCTGGCCACCGACGTGATCCAGGAGATGACCAAGGACGGCGCGCAGGTGCCCTACGACGCCGTGCTCTCGGCCGTGCGGCCCATCCTCTCGCAGTATTTCAAGCCCGCGCTCCTGGCGCGCATGAGCGTGGCCCCCTACGTGAGCCTCTCGCCCGACGCCATGAAAGACATCGTGGTGCTCAAGCTGGACAAGCTGGCCAAGATGCTCCTGGACAACAACAAGATGAAGATGACCTACACCCCCAAGGTGGTGGAGGCCGTTGTCGCCCGCTGCACCGAGGTGGAGACCGGGGCGCGCAACATCGAATACATCCTCAACGGCAACATCCTGCCCCGCATGTCCCAGGAGATCCTGGGCCACATGACCTCGGGCGGCCTTCCGGCCTCCGTGGCCCTGGACGTGGGCGAGGACGGCGGCTTCACCATGGACTTCGCCTGA
- the tssF gene encoding type VI secretion system baseplate subunit TssF produces MINRYYQRELANLRTLAVEFSKKHPALAPMLSGPSQDPDVERLLEGSAFLSGLLAQKLDDEFPEIIHGLMRLVFPHYLSPVPSMTILKYTPKRSLMEPLTVQAGSHAASIPVEGTSCTFTTCYDVDLYPLAITDTALVTSAGRASALRVSLEMSGMQLSKWQPPALRFHLAGDYGHAADRFLLLMRRTARIVVRAKEGGGQAVLGRRNLVPVGFGENEAAIPYPRQSYPGYRILQEYFTLPEKFLFFDVTGLEAWQDRGTGQAFEIVFEFDKPVTDPPAFTKDSLALFATPAINLFPHEADPVLLDHRMPEYRVIPAGESTGHYQVYSVDKVIGFMQGSVGQREYYPFEMFNPMSEARPVYSLNHRQSALTERTDLYLSVAYPKGAGDPQTETLSLSIRCTNATLPENLQIGDISKPTETSPVLADFSNLRPPTATRQPPIGKESLWRLLSHLYLNYLPMADTENLKALVKLYIFPETKDRAGVLAGIKRAEAVNDLKVETTNRLVGGIMMRGQLIEMRLDPTGFASMGDMYLFGSVLDCFLAGYAAVNCFTRLAVEDVFKKERYEWPARIGERYLL; encoded by the coding sequence GTGATCAACCGCTACTACCAGCGCGAACTGGCCAACCTGCGCACCCTGGCCGTCGAGTTCTCCAAGAAGCACCCCGCCCTGGCCCCCATGCTCTCCGGCCCCTCCCAGGACCCGGACGTGGAACGCCTTCTGGAGGGCTCCGCCTTCCTCTCGGGCCTGCTGGCCCAGAAGCTCGACGACGAGTTTCCCGAGATCATCCACGGGCTCATGCGCCTCGTCTTCCCGCACTACCTGAGCCCCGTGCCCTCCATGACCATCCTCAAGTACACGCCCAAGCGCTCGCTCATGGAGCCCCTGACCGTGCAGGCCGGGTCCCACGCCGCGTCCATTCCCGTGGAGGGCACCAGTTGCACCTTCACCACCTGCTACGACGTGGACCTCTACCCCCTGGCCATCACCGACACGGCCCTGGTCACCTCGGCCGGGCGCGCCTCGGCCCTGCGCGTCTCCCTGGAGATGAGCGGCATGCAGCTCTCCAAGTGGCAGCCGCCCGCGCTGCGCTTTCACCTGGCCGGAGACTACGGCCACGCGGCCGACCGTTTCCTGCTGCTCATGCGCCGCACCGCGCGCATCGTGGTGCGCGCCAAGGAGGGCGGCGGCCAGGCCGTGCTGGGGCGCAGGAACCTGGTCCCCGTGGGCTTCGGCGAGAACGAGGCGGCCATCCCCTATCCGCGCCAGTCCTACCCGGGCTACCGCATCCTGCAGGAATACTTCACCCTGCCGGAGAAATTCCTCTTCTTTGACGTGACGGGCCTCGAGGCCTGGCAGGACCGCGGCACGGGGCAGGCCTTCGAGATCGTCTTCGAGTTCGACAAGCCCGTGACCGACCCCCCGGCCTTCACCAAGGACAGCCTCGCCCTCTTCGCCACTCCCGCCATCAACCTCTTCCCCCACGAGGCCGACCCCGTGCTCCTGGACCACCGCATGCCCGAATACCGGGTGATCCCGGCGGGCGAGTCCACGGGGCACTACCAGGTCTACTCCGTGGACAAGGTGATCGGCTTCATGCAGGGCTCCGTGGGCCAGCGCGAATACTACCCCTTCGAGATGTTCAACCCCATGAGCGAGGCCCGCCCCGTCTACTCGCTCAACCACCGCCAGAGCGCGTTGACCGAGCGCACCGACCTCTACCTCTCCGTGGCCTACCCCAAGGGCGCGGGCGACCCGCAGACCGAGACCCTCTCGCTCTCCATCCGCTGCACCAACGCCACGCTGCCCGAGAACCTCCAGATCGGCGACATCTCCAAGCCCACCGAGACCTCGCCCGTGCTGGCGGACTTCTCCAACCTGCGCCCCCCCACGGCCACGCGCCAGCCTCCCATCGGCAAGGAGAGCCTCTGGCGGCTTCTGTCGCACCTCTACCTCAACTACCTGCCCATGGCCGACACCGAGAACCTCAAGGCCCTGGTCAAACTCTACATCTTTCCGGAAACCAAGGACCGCGCCGGGGTGCTCGCGGGCATCAAGCGCGCCGAGGCCGTCAACGACCTCAAGGTGGAGACCACCAACCGCCTCGTGGGCGGCATCATGATGCGCGGACAGCTCATCGAAATGCGCCTCGACCCCACGGGCTTCGCCAGCATGGGCGACATGTACCTCTTCGGCTCCGTGCTGGATTGCTTCCTGGCGGGATACGCGGCCGTGAACTGCTTCACGCGCCTGGCCGTTGAGGACGTCTTCAAGAAGGAGCGCTACGAATGGCCGGCCCGGATCGGGGAACGCTACCTGCTGTGA
- a CDS encoding chloride channel protein: MLTPLKRFFGSRRLRRVLLFVGVGAATGLLAVAYSFALEVGSRLIQGGLLGLHEPTASSMATLARPWLLPVITTLVGAFTGVLVGKFLPEAQASGTDGTDAMIRAFHQGQGRIPPRAAALRTATSVLTIASGGSAGKEGPVAFLGAGFGSWLAGKFGLTDRDRRVLLLAGAAGGLGAIFRSPLGGAMTAVEVLYSEDFEGEALLPCIVSSVTAYLVCTFFYGTQPILHIPDPRPATLREIPFYLLLAAACAGSAWLYVRGFFFIKYKVFRPLGKRFGLAAATAAGGLAMGLVGMAFPDVTGSSHASLELAVLGQIPAMTLAALLLGKIVATSLTIGSGFSGGMFAPGLFVGAMTGGLAGKLLAFWRADLAPSQGAFVLVGMSAFFACAANAPLGPLIMVCEISQGYALLAPLMLCTAVALLLSGRFCLYENQLRGKVNSPAHRGEAAEAALRQLRVADAYTPGRVAVLEEGTTLGALPDIIAGTENITFPVRGEGGRITGLVTLADVRRVLFESALYPLVVARDLARPAALLTPGQDLHEALLLFVEAGVHQLPVVDPADRDVILGALTLRDLQNAQRDRQPTGG; the protein is encoded by the coding sequence ATGTTGACGCCACTGAAACGTTTTTTCGGGTCCCGCCGCCTGCGGCGGGTGCTGCTCTTCGTGGGGGTGGGGGCTGCCACGGGCCTGTTGGCCGTGGCCTACTCCTTCGCGCTGGAAGTCGGCTCCCGTCTGATCCAGGGAGGACTCCTGGGGCTTCATGAGCCCACGGCCTCCTCCATGGCCACCCTGGCCCGGCCCTGGCTCCTGCCCGTGATCACCACCCTGGTGGGGGCGTTCACGGGGGTGTTGGTGGGAAAATTCCTCCCCGAGGCCCAGGCCTCGGGCACCGACGGCACCGACGCCATGATCCGGGCCTTCCACCAGGGGCAGGGGCGCATCCCGCCGCGCGCGGCGGCCCTGCGCACGGCCACCTCCGTGCTGACCATCGCCTCGGGCGGCAGCGCGGGCAAGGAGGGTCCGGTGGCCTTTCTCGGCGCGGGGTTCGGCTCCTGGCTGGCGGGCAAGTTCGGACTCACCGACCGCGACCGGCGCGTCCTGCTGCTCGCCGGGGCAGCCGGAGGCCTTGGGGCCATCTTCCGCTCCCCCCTGGGCGGGGCCATGACCGCCGTGGAAGTGCTCTATTCCGAAGACTTCGAAGGCGAAGCCCTGCTGCCCTGCATCGTCTCCTCGGTGACGGCCTATCTGGTCTGCACCTTCTTCTACGGCACGCAGCCCATCCTGCACATTCCCGACCCCAGGCCCGCCACGCTCCGGGAGATTCCCTTCTACCTCCTGCTGGCTGCGGCCTGCGCCGGGAGCGCGTGGCTCTATGTGCGGGGGTTCTTCTTCATCAAGTACAAGGTGTTCCGCCCGCTCGGGAAGCGCTTCGGGCTCGCGGCGGCCACGGCGGCGGGGGGGCTGGCCATGGGGCTCGTGGGCATGGCCTTCCCGGACGTGACCGGCTCCAGCCACGCCAGCCTGGAGCTGGCCGTGCTGGGGCAGATCCCGGCCATGACCCTGGCGGCGCTCCTGCTGGGCAAGATCGTGGCCACCTCCTTGACCATCGGTTCGGGCTTCTCGGGGGGCATGTTCGCCCCGGGGCTCTTCGTGGGGGCCATGACCGGCGGCCTGGCGGGCAAGCTGCTCGCCTTCTGGCGGGCGGACCTGGCCCCGAGCCAGGGCGCGTTCGTGCTGGTGGGCATGAGCGCCTTCTTCGCCTGCGCGGCCAACGCCCCCCTGGGGCCGCTGATCATGGTCTGCGAGATCAGCCAGGGCTACGCGCTGCTGGCCCCGCTCATGCTCTGCACGGCGGTTGCGCTTCTGCTCTCGGGGCGCTTCTGCCTCTACGAGAACCAACTGCGCGGCAAGGTGAACTCCCCGGCGCACCGAGGCGAAGCCGCCGAGGCGGCCCTGCGCCAGCTCCGGGTGGCGGACGCCTACACCCCTGGACGCGTGGCCGTGCTGGAGGAGGGCACCACCCTGGGCGCGCTTCCGGACATCATCGCCGGGACCGAGAACATCACCTTTCCCGTGCGCGGGGAGGGCGGGCGCATCACCGGGCTGGTCACCCTGGCCGACGTGCGCCGCGTGCTTTTCGAGAGCGCGCTCTATCCGCTGGTGGTGGCGCGCGATCTGGCGCGCCCGGCCGCGCTGCTCACGCCCGGGCAGGACCTGCACGAGGCCCTGCTGCTCTTCGTGGAGGCGGGCGTGCACCAGCTCCCGGTGGTGGACCCCGCGGACCGGGACGTGATCCTGGGCGCGCTCACCCTGCGCGACCTGCAGAACGCCCAGCGAGACCGGCAGCCCACCGGGGGCTGA
- the tssG gene encoding type VI secretion system baseplate subunit TssG — protein sequence MAGPDRGTLPAVIETLAAKPQGFSYFQAIRLLKLWAGKTSRDDAEEFYDAALRVRPYLSLSFPATDMTDVVISPPEEEGGEPRVEITATFLGLYGTGSPLPTFYTEELLEERSDDKSVSRDFLDILGDRSYVHFYRVWSKYRLMVKTLEEADPDYLDRLYCLLGLGHEELRSRLSRPSAALRYIGLFTQYPRSALGLRTMLADAVEGSRVSVEQCVHRWVPIPDDQRNVVGLANCALGEDCWVGHLVEDRMGKVVVEFADLEADRFHELLPGRELNYHVESLIGMYLVEPVEHDLLLKLRPGEVRRAQLGASLWSRLGYDTWLLHDGYAGSAEATFQGASGVPA from the coding sequence ATGGCCGGCCCGGATCGGGGAACGCTACCTGCTGTGATCGAAACCCTGGCGGCCAAGCCCCAGGGTTTCTCCTACTTCCAGGCCATCAGGCTCCTCAAGCTCTGGGCGGGCAAGACCTCCCGGGACGACGCCGAGGAGTTCTACGACGCCGCCCTGCGCGTGCGTCCCTACCTCTCGCTCTCGTTCCCGGCCACGGACATGACCGACGTGGTCATCTCGCCCCCGGAGGAGGAGGGCGGCGAGCCGCGCGTGGAGATCACCGCCACCTTCCTGGGGCTCTACGGCACGGGCTCGCCCCTGCCAACCTTCTACACCGAGGAACTGCTCGAGGAACGCTCCGACGACAAGAGCGTCTCCAGGGACTTCCTGGACATTCTGGGCGATCGCTCCTACGTGCACTTCTACAGGGTCTGGTCCAAGTACCGGCTCATGGTGAAGACCCTCGAAGAGGCGGACCCGGACTACCTGGACCGCCTCTACTGCCTGCTGGGCCTGGGCCACGAGGAGCTGCGCTCCCGGCTTTCGCGCCCGTCGGCGGCCTTGCGCTACATCGGGCTCTTCACGCAGTACCCGCGTTCGGCCCTGGGCCTGCGCACCATGCTGGCCGACGCCGTGGAGGGCTCGCGCGTCAGCGTGGAGCAGTGCGTGCACCGCTGGGTGCCCATCCCCGACGACCAGCGCAACGTGGTGGGCCTGGCCAACTGCGCTCTGGGCGAAGACTGCTGGGTGGGCCATCTGGTGGAAGACCGCATGGGCAAGGTTGTGGTGGAATTCGCCGACCTGGAGGCCGACCGCTTCCACGAACTCCTGCCCGGCAGGGAACTTAACTACCATGTGGAGAGCCTCATCGGCATGTACCTGGTGGAGCCCGTGGAGCACGACCTTCTCCTGAAGCTAAGGCCGGGCGAGGTGCGCCGCGCCCAGTTGGGGGCTTCCCTGTGGTCGCGCCTGGGCTACGACACCTGGCTGTTGCACGACGGCTACGCCGGTTCGGCCGAGGCCACCTTCCAGGGGGCCAGCGGCGTGCCGGCCTGA
- a CDS encoding CBS domain-containing protein, which produces MPGIDLLEPSEEDVREAMRSMALSASISPADAKALFKAAQVRTLARLRAAVLVRDLMSRELTVLAPDTPLDRAAALLARAGISGAPVCQGARLVGVVSVKDFLCALGLPKDAPPVALAARVLSGGAAVPASLPGGPVSRIMTTPPLSVSPQLPASDAAGLMAREGVRRLPVVEDGRLVGIITQTDLLHAFGNLLGEMA; this is translated from the coding sequence ATGCCCGGAATCGACCTGCTCGAACCCAGTGAAGAAGACGTCCGGGAAGCCATGCGCTCCATGGCTCTCTCGGCGTCCATCTCCCCTGCGGACGCCAAGGCGCTCTTCAAGGCCGCCCAGGTCCGCACCCTGGCCCGGCTGCGCGCCGCCGTGCTCGTGCGGGACCTCATGTCCCGCGAGTTGACCGTGCTCGCGCCAGACACCCCGCTGGACCGCGCCGCCGCGCTGCTGGCCCGGGCCGGCATTTCGGGGGCTCCGGTCTGCCAGGGGGCGCGGCTGGTGGGCGTTGTCTCGGTGAAGGATTTCCTCTGCGCCCTGGGCCTGCCCAAGGACGCGCCCCCCGTGGCCCTGGCCGCGCGGGTGCTCTCCGGCGGCGCGGCCGTGCCCGCCTCCCTGCCCGGCGGTCCCGTGAGCCGCATCATGACCACGCCCCCCCTCAGCGTGTCCCCGCAGCTGCCCGCCTCTGACGCTGCCGGGCTCATGGCCCGCGAAGGCGTGCGCCGTCTGCCCGTTGTGGAGGATGGACGCCTCGTGGGCATCATCACCCAGACGGACCTCCTGCATGCCTTCGGCAACCTGCTGGGCGAGATGGCCTGA